The Serratia rhizosphaerae genome has a segment encoding these proteins:
- the waaA gene encoding lipid IV(A) 3-deoxy-D-manno-octulosonic acid transferase: protein MLLRLYQVLLYLIQPLIWLRLLLRSRKAPAYRKRWAERYGFCAGKVVPDGIMLHSVSVGETLAAIPLVRALRHRYPSLPITVTTMTPTGSERVQSAFGKDVHHVYLPYDLPGSMHRFLDQVNPKLVIIMETELWPNMINALHQRQIPLVIANARLSARSAAGYKKIGGFMRDMLRRITLIAAQNQEDGDRFIELGLKRSQLTVTGSLKFDISVTPELAARAVTLRRQWAPRRPVWIATSTHEGEETILLAAHRKLLEKHPDLLLILVPRHPERFQTAKDLTQKAGFSYTTRSSGEIPSSSTQVVIGDTMGELMLLYGIADLAFVGGSLVERGGHNPLEAAAHAIPVLMGPHTFNFKDICGKLSQSEGLITVTDTDSLVKEVDTLLTDEDYRRYYGRHAVEVLYQNQGALQRLLHLLEPYLPPRSH, encoded by the coding sequence ATGTTGCTGCGTTTATATCAGGTACTCCTCTACCTCATTCAGCCCCTGATCTGGCTTCGCTTATTGCTGCGCAGCCGCAAAGCGCCGGCCTACCGCAAGCGCTGGGCCGAACGCTATGGTTTCTGCGCCGGAAAAGTGGTTCCCGACGGCATCATGCTGCATTCCGTTTCCGTCGGCGAAACGCTCGCCGCCATTCCTTTGGTGCGCGCCCTGCGCCACCGCTACCCCTCTTTACCGATTACTGTGACCACAATGACCCCGACAGGTTCAGAGCGTGTCCAGTCCGCCTTCGGCAAAGATGTGCATCACGTCTACCTCCCCTACGATCTGCCCGGTTCCATGCACCGTTTCCTCGACCAGGTTAACCCGAAGCTGGTCATCATCATGGAAACCGAACTGTGGCCAAACATGATCAACGCGCTGCATCAGCGCCAGATCCCGCTGGTGATCGCCAATGCGCGCCTTTCTGCCCGTTCCGCCGCCGGCTATAAAAAGATCGGCGGTTTTATGCGCGATATGCTGCGCCGCATTACGCTTATCGCCGCGCAGAATCAGGAAGACGGCGACCGCTTTATCGAGCTAGGGCTGAAGCGCTCTCAATTAACCGTCACCGGCAGCCTGAAGTTTGATATTTCCGTTACCCCGGAGCTGGCTGCCCGGGCCGTTACGCTGCGCCGCCAATGGGCGCCGCGGCGTCCGGTATGGATAGCCACCAGCACGCATGAAGGGGAAGAGACCATCTTGCTGGCGGCGCACCGTAAGCTGCTGGAAAAACATCCCGACCTGCTGCTGATTCTGGTGCCGCGCCACCCGGAACGCTTCCAGACCGCCAAAGATTTAACGCAAAAGGCCGGCTTCAGCTACACCACCCGCAGCAGCGGCGAAATTCCCTCCAGCAGCACCCAGGTGGTGATCGGCGACACCATGGGCGAACTGATGCTGCTGTACGGCATTGCCGATCTGGCCTTCGTCGGCGGCAGCCTGGTGGAGCGTGGCGGGCATAACCCGCTGGAAGCCGCAGCGCATGCCATTCCGGTACTGATGGGCCCGCATACCTTTAACTTTAAGGATATTTGCGGCAAGCTCTCCCAGTCTGAAGGGTTGATTACCGTCACCGATACCGATTCTCTGGTTAAAGAAGTGGATACGCTGCTGACCGACGAGGATTATCGCCGCTACTACGGCCGTCACGCCGTTGAAGTGCTGTATCAGAACCAAGGCGCGCTGCAACGCCTGCTGCATCTGCTGGAGCCTTATCTGCCGCCCCGGAGCCACTGA